A window from Streptomyces sp. NBC_00271 encodes these proteins:
- a CDS encoding asparagine synthetase B family protein, with amino-acid sequence MCGFVVLLNHTARHLPPSHGDPCGALAHRGPDASGHLDLRGGNWHAALHFRRLAVVDLDPRSDQPFGSPKRGVMVYNGEIYNALYLREVLRKRQVTFTTEGDTEVLYELLLQPDAPRLLDQVDGMFAFALLLPDGELRYGRDRLGIKPLYAAVDAAGRTVALASEIEPLRAAGLTGDADPVAVAQGAMFLWTPPPRTGWQRVRAVPAGTALSRRAPGYDAASPWWWAGAAMPTEDIGAAVRASVARQVRADVTVGLLLSGGLDSTWLGVEMSRQGFAGPAFAARVRTTAPTAEPFEDDAPYAARVARWLGLPLTWVDLDVDVLRRIPELVSAMELPFGDPAAITLMQLSRAACGEATVLLSGLGVEELFLGYERYQAVLLLQRLPAWARPALGATTVVPGPRRYRGRADKFGRLLQLGPRDWSWATQAYYSGREWAALSPFVDLEAVTERHREVAGGVLDAGGTPLAALAECDRRLFLPGLNLLYGDRASMRASVELRVPFLGEPVVAAALGAVAEDQLRLGDGKARFRAAAVASGVPEFVARRSKTGFGAPVRSLLRAHGDRLWAEVRRSPLFDDVFDRRTADRLVAEHVRGRRDRGLAVFGLFCAAVWWERNATGGAGGAGRTADVLSGYEAAVVG; translated from the coding sequence ATGTGCGGTTTCGTCGTCCTGCTGAACCACACCGCGCGCCATCTGCCGCCGTCGCACGGGGACCCGTGCGGGGCGCTCGCGCACCGCGGCCCCGACGCGAGCGGACACCTGGACCTCCGCGGTGGCAATTGGCATGCGGCGCTGCACTTCCGCCGCCTGGCCGTCGTGGACCTCGATCCGAGGAGCGACCAGCCCTTCGGATCCCCGAAGCGGGGCGTGATGGTCTACAACGGCGAGATCTACAACGCCTTGTACCTGCGCGAGGTGCTGCGGAAGCGGCAGGTGACGTTCACGACCGAGGGCGACACCGAGGTCCTCTACGAACTGCTGCTGCAGCCGGACGCACCGCGGCTGCTCGACCAGGTGGACGGCATGTTCGCCTTCGCCCTCCTCCTGCCCGACGGCGAGCTTCGCTACGGGCGCGACCGGCTGGGCATCAAACCGCTGTACGCGGCGGTGGACGCGGCGGGCCGCACGGTCGCGCTCGCCAGCGAGATCGAACCGCTGCGGGCAGCCGGGCTGACCGGCGACGCCGACCCCGTCGCGGTGGCGCAGGGCGCCATGTTTCTGTGGACGCCGCCGCCGCGGACCGGCTGGCAGCGCGTTCGTGCCGTACCGGCCGGGACGGCGCTGTCCCGGCGCGCTCCCGGCTATGACGCGGCGTCACCCTGGTGGTGGGCCGGTGCCGCGATGCCCACCGAGGACATCGGTGCCGCGGTCCGGGCGTCGGTCGCCCGGCAGGTGCGCGCGGACGTGACGGTGGGGCTGTTGCTGAGCGGAGGGCTCGACAGCACCTGGCTGGGCGTGGAGATGAGCAGGCAGGGCTTTGCCGGACCCGCCTTCGCCGCCAGAGTGCGCACCACGGCGCCGACCGCGGAGCCGTTCGAGGACGACGCCCCCTACGCCGCCCGGGTCGCCCGATGGCTGGGCCTGCCGCTGACGTGGGTCGACCTGGACGTCGACGTACTGCGCCGGATCCCGGAGCTGGTCAGCGCCATGGAGCTCCCATTCGGGGACCCGGCCGCCATCACCCTCATGCAGCTCTCCCGCGCCGCCTGCGGGGAGGCGACCGTGCTGCTGTCGGGGCTCGGCGTCGAGGAACTCTTCCTCGGCTACGAGCGCTACCAGGCCGTGCTGCTGCTGCAACGGCTTCCCGCGTGGGCGCGCCCCGCCCTCGGCGCCACCACCGTGGTTCCCGGACCCCGGCGCTACCGGGGCCGTGCCGACAAGTTCGGGCGGCTGCTCCAGCTCGGCCCCCGCGACTGGTCGTGGGCGACTCAGGCGTACTACTCGGGGCGGGAGTGGGCGGCGCTGTCGCCGTTCGTCGACCTGGAGGCGGTCACCGAGCGGCATCGCGAGGTGGCGGGCGGCGTGTTGGACGCGGGCGGGACGCCCCTCGCGGCGCTGGCGGAGTGCGACCGGCGACTGTTCCTGCCTGGGCTGAACCTGCTGTACGGCGACCGCGCGTCGATGCGGGCGAGCGTCGAGCTGCGGGTGCCGTTCCTGGGGGAGCCGGTGGTGGCCGCCGCCCTCGGCGCCGTCGCGGAGGATCAGCTGCGGCTCGGCGACGGCAAGGCGCGCTTCCGCGCGGCGGCGGTGGCGTCCGGTGTGCCGGAGTTCGTCGCCAGGCGCTCCAAGACGGGGTTCGGGGCGCCGGTGCGGTCGCTGCTGCGCGCGCACGGTGACCGTCTGTGGGCCGAGGTACGGCGCTCCCCGCTGTTCGACGACGTCTTCGACCGGCGGACCGCCGACCGGCTCGTCGCCGAACACGTCCGGGGCCGGCGGGACCGGGGGCTCGCCGTGTTCGGGCTGTTCTGCGCGGCCGTGTGGTGGGAGCGAAACGCGACGGGAGGGGCGGGAGGCGCGGGGCGGACCGCGGACGTCCTGTCGGGCTACGAGGCGGCCGTCGTCGGCTGA
- a CDS encoding bi-domain-containing oxidoreductase: protein MKTVLLSPRTGAITVGEIPAPEAAAGVVVIRNDWSLISAGTERATVSTGAQSLLGKARHRPDQVAQVLDSVKRTGLVETYRTVQDRLDRPVQLGYSCAGTVLRTGEGVDDIRPGMRVAAAGARYASHAEIVAVPRNLVVPVPDGVDTQWAAFATVGAIALQGIHQAEVVSGSRIAVIGLGLVGQITLQLLRAYGYDGVGIDPDPAMVALAESAGLVAFPREAVGLPGAVSRHWAGADADAVLITAATSSSDPVEFAGLLARDRATVVVVGDVNVAPPRSSYYHKELTIRYARSYGPGRYDARFEEDGHPYPEGYVPWTERRNLAEVLRLLAAGAVDFARLKPRVFAVEDAAGAYEALKPSTAGRSVALLLRYSATAQLPSRPASEAGSRTWTAPRGTLRLAAIGAGNFATRMLFPELEREPGVAFSWVAGGRGLSAAHQGRRWGFRTVAESVDTGLASGDADCVMVLSRHDSHGRYAARVLRGGAALYCEKPLGLTETELEEVADAWLISGAPAMAGFNRRFAPSVRDLRAALPAGAPLQVVHRVFAGRLPADHWYFDPGQGGRLLGEVCHFIDTAGFLVPGRPVGVRAVGVDTRDPAAAQSLTLQITYDDGSAASIVYGGLTPPGAPKELLEVATDRVAARIDDFRSLTVWKGGRAVTTKYRGGPKGHAAEMHSLVRLVRGEPLGAETAAAADFASALWSSLVACRAVRSLTEDGVVGTAPRTPALARALGCPPPGPGAAGAVPKPGGQAAYPAGGSSSTTAAR, encoded by the coding sequence ATGAAAACAGTCCTCCTGTCCCCGCGCACCGGCGCCATCACGGTCGGAGAAATTCCCGCCCCCGAAGCAGCCGCCGGTGTGGTGGTGATCCGCAACGACTGGTCGCTCATCAGCGCGGGTACGGAACGGGCCACTGTCTCGACCGGCGCGCAGAGCCTGCTCGGCAAGGCGCGGCACCGGCCCGACCAGGTGGCGCAGGTGCTCGACAGCGTGAAGCGAACGGGCCTCGTCGAGACCTACCGGACGGTCCAGGACCGCCTGGACCGTCCGGTGCAGCTCGGGTACTCCTGCGCGGGCACGGTCCTGCGGACGGGCGAGGGGGTCGACGACATCCGCCCCGGGATGCGGGTGGCTGCCGCCGGAGCCCGCTACGCGTCGCACGCGGAGATCGTCGCCGTGCCCCGCAACCTTGTCGTCCCTGTGCCGGACGGCGTGGACACCCAATGGGCCGCCTTCGCCACGGTCGGCGCGATCGCACTTCAGGGCATCCACCAGGCCGAGGTGGTGTCGGGCTCACGGATCGCCGTCATCGGCCTCGGCCTGGTCGGCCAGATCACGCTCCAACTGCTGCGCGCCTACGGATACGACGGGGTGGGCATCGATCCCGACCCCGCCATGGTGGCGCTCGCCGAGTCGGCGGGCCTTGTGGCCTTCCCGCGGGAGGCGGTCGGCCTGCCCGGCGCCGTCTCCCGGCACTGGGCAGGCGCCGACGCGGACGCGGTGCTCATCACCGCCGCCACGTCCAGCTCCGACCCCGTCGAGTTCGCCGGCCTCCTCGCCCGTGACCGCGCCACCGTGGTGGTCGTCGGTGACGTCAACGTCGCACCGCCACGGTCGTCCTACTACCACAAGGAATTGACGATCCGTTATGCGCGGTCCTACGGCCCCGGCCGGTACGACGCCCGCTTCGAAGAGGACGGGCATCCGTACCCGGAGGGCTATGTCCCATGGACGGAACGGCGCAACCTCGCCGAGGTGCTGCGGCTCCTGGCGGCGGGCGCGGTGGACTTCGCCCGGCTCAAGCCGCGGGTCTTCGCCGTCGAGGACGCGGCCGGCGCGTACGAGGCGCTGAAGCCGTCGACCGCCGGACGCAGCGTCGCCCTGCTGCTGCGCTACTCCGCGACCGCGCAGCTCCCGTCCCGGCCGGCTTCGGAGGCGGGCTCCCGCACCTGGACCGCCCCCCGCGGCACCTTGCGGCTCGCGGCGATCGGCGCGGGCAACTTCGCCACGCGGATGCTCTTCCCCGAGCTGGAACGGGAACCCGGCGTCGCGTTCTCGTGGGTCGCCGGCGGACGGGGGCTGTCCGCCGCGCACCAGGGCCGACGGTGGGGTTTTCGTACCGTGGCCGAGAGCGTCGACACCGGCCTCGCCTCGGGCGACGCGGACTGCGTGATGGTGCTCAGCCGCCATGACAGCCACGGCCGGTATGCGGCGCGGGTGCTGCGCGGGGGTGCCGCCCTGTACTGCGAGAAGCCGCTGGGCCTGACGGAGACGGAGTTGGAGGAGGTCGCGGACGCCTGGCTGATCTCCGGCGCCCCGGCGATGGCGGGGTTCAACCGGCGGTTCGCCCCCTCGGTGCGGGACCTTCGCGCCGCGCTCCCCGCGGGCGCGCCCCTCCAGGTCGTCCACCGGGTGTTCGCGGGCCGGCTCCCGGCCGACCACTGGTACTTCGACCCCGGGCAGGGTGGCCGGCTGCTCGGCGAGGTGTGCCACTTCATCGACACCGCGGGCTTCCTGGTCCCCGGCAGGCCGGTCGGTGTACGGGCGGTCGGCGTGGATACGCGGGACCCCGCCGCCGCGCAGAGCCTCACCCTGCAGATCACCTACGACGACGGGTCGGCTGCCTCCATCGTGTACGGGGGGCTGACGCCGCCCGGCGCGCCCAAGGAACTCCTGGAAGTGGCCACCGACCGGGTGGCGGCCAGAATCGACGACTTCCGTTCGCTCACCGTGTGGAAGGGGGGCAGGGCGGTCACGACGAAGTACCGGGGCGGCCCGAAGGGACACGCGGCCGAGATGCACTCCCTCGTCCGCCTCGTCCGGGGCGAGCCCCTCGGCGCGGAGACCGCTGCCGCCGCCGACTTCGCCTCGGCGCTGTGGAGTTCCCTCGTCGCCTGCCGTGCGGTCCGCTCGCTCACGGAGGACGGCGTCGTGGGGACCGCCCCCCGCACACCGGCTCTGGCCAGGGCGCTGGGGTGTCCGCCGCCCGGTCCAGGCGCTGCGGGCGCCGTGCCGAAACCGGGTGGGCAGGCCGCGTACCCGGCCGGTGGTTCTTCCTCGACCACGGCGGCGCGCTGA
- the wecB gene encoding non-hydrolyzing UDP-N-acetylglucosamine 2-epimerase — protein MKRLMVVYGTRPEAIKMAPVIEALDRSPIFRPTVTVTAQHRGLLDQVHSLFGIRADHDLDILSERQSLADITVRVLDGLCPLLRRERPEAVLVQGDTTTAFAGALAAFYSQVPVVHLEAGLRTGDRYSPFPEEINRRLATQLASLHLAPTPHARDNLLRDGVPPSSVVVTGNTVIDALLWAVGRQAHYGDPALADLDDTARRVLLVTAHRRESWGGGMESIGSALADLARAEPDLLIVLPLHPNPVVRAAILPQVAHIGSIRLTEPLAYGAFARLMNRAHIILTDSGGIQEEGPGLGKPVLVIRDTTERPEALRAGTSRLVGTDREHIVKQVRLLLHDRATYAAMAKAVNPYGDGHAADRTVRAIGHWMGLCGRPAEFGDAPDSAGDFASAPDAAGVEDGLAAQCGPFDAAEGVVVHEQYDDIGVPDRGGDVDEFGHARVRQ, from the coding sequence GTGAAGCGACTGATGGTCGTCTACGGAACGAGACCGGAGGCCATCAAAATGGCCCCGGTCATCGAGGCACTCGACCGGTCCCCGATATTCCGGCCGACGGTGACGGTGACCGCCCAGCACCGTGGACTGCTCGACCAGGTCCACTCGTTGTTCGGCATCCGAGCCGACCACGATCTCGACATCCTCAGCGAGCGCCAGTCCCTCGCCGACATCACCGTGCGTGTCCTCGACGGGCTGTGTCCGCTGCTACGGCGCGAGCGCCCGGAGGCGGTGCTGGTCCAGGGGGACACCACGACCGCGTTCGCCGGGGCCCTCGCCGCCTTCTACAGCCAGGTCCCGGTGGTCCACCTGGAGGCGGGACTGCGCACCGGCGACCGGTACTCGCCGTTCCCCGAGGAGATCAACCGCCGGCTCGCGACCCAGCTGGCATCCCTGCATCTGGCGCCCACCCCTCACGCGCGGGACAACCTGCTGCGGGACGGCGTCCCCCCGTCGTCCGTCGTGGTCACCGGAAACACGGTCATCGACGCCCTGCTCTGGGCGGTCGGGCGCCAGGCGCACTACGGGGACCCGGCCCTGGCCGACCTCGACGACACCGCCCGCCGGGTCCTGCTGGTGACGGCCCATCGCCGGGAGTCGTGGGGAGGCGGAATGGAGTCCATCGGCAGTGCCCTCGCCGATCTGGCGCGTGCCGAGCCCGACCTCCTCATCGTGCTCCCGCTGCACCCCAATCCGGTCGTACGGGCGGCGATCCTGCCCCAGGTCGCCCACATCGGCAGCATCCGCCTGACGGAACCGCTGGCCTACGGGGCGTTCGCCCGGCTGATGAACCGTGCGCACATCATCCTGACCGACAGCGGAGGCATCCAGGAGGAGGGGCCGGGTCTCGGCAAGCCCGTGCTGGTCATACGGGACACCACGGAGCGCCCGGAGGCCCTGCGGGCCGGGACGAGCCGCCTGGTGGGAACCGACCGCGAGCACATCGTGAAGCAGGTACGCCTGCTGCTGCACGACCGTGCGACGTACGCGGCCATGGCGAAGGCGGTGAACCCGTACGGCGACGGGCACGCCGCGGACCGGACCGTACGGGCGATCGGGCACTGGATGGGCCTGTGCGGGCGCCCTGCGGAGTTCGGCGACGCGCCGGACTCCGCAGGTGACTTCGCGTCAGCTCCAGATGCCGCGGGTGTCGAAGACGGCCTTGCCGCGCAGTGCGGTCCGTTTGACGCCGCGGAAGGCGTCGTGGTCCACGAGCAGTACGACGACATCGGCGTCCCTGACCGCGGTGGTGACGTCGACGAGTTCGGCCACGCCCGTGTGCGCCAGTGA
- a CDS encoding FkbM family methyltransferase, whose amino-acid sequence MTEYRAHRKRSRRVTVRGGVGPHLQAVAVELLARAARPVRHRGVQRLTWMLSKYFDTNNRVTIRIGEESRLHVHLDDGYWTKLLDPGFVYEPEIGDMLDRVLTSEAIFLDCGANIGFWSVLTRHRARRVVAVEASPETFHRLTDNIALNGGGVALVHAALWGHDDVSLSIVGHHLCHAAASVCERDGDIGRNGWRSFDVASLTLDTLVERHCAGLTGPVVVKLDVEGAEIPAVEGARKTLSERDVVFLFEDHGQDPTCKVSRHLMDMGMVVMSPGRRRPLEIREIAALKIDPTRGYNFAACRPDAPFVESLARPRP is encoded by the coding sequence GTGACGGAATACCGTGCGCACCGCAAGAGGTCCCGCAGGGTCACGGTGCGCGGGGGCGTCGGGCCCCATCTCCAGGCAGTCGCCGTGGAGTTGCTCGCTCGAGCCGCCAGACCAGTCCGCCATCGGGGTGTCCAGCGCCTGACCTGGATGCTGTCGAAGTACTTCGACACGAACAACCGGGTCACCATCCGGATCGGCGAGGAATCACGGCTGCACGTGCACCTCGACGACGGCTACTGGACGAAGCTGCTGGATCCCGGTTTCGTCTATGAACCGGAGATCGGGGACATGCTCGACAGGGTGCTCACATCCGAGGCGATCTTCCTGGACTGTGGCGCCAACATCGGCTTCTGGTCGGTGCTGACGCGCCATCGGGCCCGGCGCGTCGTGGCGGTGGAAGCGAGCCCGGAGACCTTCCACCGGCTGACGGACAACATCGCCCTGAACGGCGGGGGCGTCGCGCTCGTCCACGCGGCTCTGTGGGGTCACGACGATGTCTCGCTCTCGATCGTCGGCCACCATCTGTGCCATGCGGCGGCGTCCGTGTGTGAAAGGGACGGCGACATCGGCCGCAACGGCTGGCGGTCCTTCGACGTCGCATCACTGACCCTCGACACGCTCGTAGAACGACACTGTGCGGGGCTGACGGGACCCGTGGTGGTCAAGCTGGACGTGGAAGGCGCCGAGATCCCCGCCGTCGAGGGCGCGAGGAAGACCCTCTCCGAACGAGACGTCGTCTTCCTGTTCGAGGACCACGGCCAGGACCCCACCTGCAAGGTCAGCCGCCATCTGATGGACATGGGCATGGTGGTCATGTCACCCGGCAGGCGCCGCCCCCTGGAGATCCGCGAGATCGCCGCGCTCAAGATCGATCCCACCCGGGGGTACAACTTCGCCGCCTGTCGGCCAGATGCTCCCTTCGTCGAGTCCCTGGCCCGCCCCCGACCCTGA
- a CDS encoding lipopolysaccharide biosynthesis protein produces the protein MGGAVTALLGSLLVARLLAPTERGHYASIVVFLTLALTCLEMGGEVGVLRGLGETRKEGTSFSAGYLAWTLLASASVAAAARAVGDWTPPWLQPLWLLAPCATAAVYGGLVFRLTTGMLVSSGRLRRLIVTRTLGNCGPVLGCLLCVPLGFTSALEVATVSFVAQAVLNSVLLFRLEQARGSLLHLARHGRDRAAWRRSMALIWCQGNVDLHVLNGSTYVLQRSDQMGLSVVGADRTLGIYAIATNVSEVVSYLPAALFPLVSRGRPGHPVDLRRILLLLALCVGACTPLAYFALPLVYGEAYRAAQPAILLLVPATGVLAVGRLFQGVELRDTGRRRTLAVIAVAAAAFEFTAVFLCGGAGPVAAALACAVGYTVFTVWIILSRTTRRSPAARPGVDAVPVQGGASARDTADG, from the coding sequence GTGGGCGGAGCGGTCACCGCGCTTCTGGGCTCACTTCTGGTGGCGCGGCTGCTCGCGCCGACCGAGCGGGGCCACTACGCGTCCATCGTGGTGTTCCTGACCCTTGCCTTGACGTGTCTCGAGATGGGCGGTGAGGTGGGGGTCCTCAGAGGCCTTGGGGAGACGCGGAAGGAAGGGACGTCGTTCTCCGCCGGATATCTCGCCTGGACGCTCCTGGCCTCCGCGTCGGTGGCCGCCGCCGCCCGAGCGGTGGGCGATTGGACGCCCCCTTGGTTGCAGCCGTTGTGGCTTCTTGCGCCCTGTGCCACCGCCGCCGTCTACGGGGGACTGGTGTTCAGGCTGACGACCGGGATGCTGGTGAGCAGCGGTCGGCTCCGTCGGTTGATCGTGACACGGACCCTTGGGAACTGCGGACCGGTCCTCGGCTGCCTGCTCTGCGTGCCCCTCGGGTTCACCTCGGCCCTGGAGGTGGCCACTGTGTCGTTCGTGGCACAGGCGGTGCTGAACTCCGTTCTCCTGTTCCGTCTCGAGCAGGCCAGGGGATCGCTGCTTCACCTCGCCCGGCATGGACGGGACAGGGCGGCGTGGCGCCGGAGCATGGCTCTCATCTGGTGCCAGGGCAACGTGGATCTCCATGTCCTCAACGGGTCCACGTACGTCCTGCAGCGTTCCGACCAGATGGGGCTCTCCGTGGTGGGGGCGGACAGGACCCTCGGGATCTACGCCATCGCCACCAATGTCTCGGAGGTCGTCAGCTACCTCCCCGCGGCCCTCTTTCCTCTCGTTTCGCGGGGGCGGCCGGGCCATCCGGTCGACTTGCGGAGGATTTTGCTGCTGCTCGCCCTTTGTGTCGGGGCCTGCACCCCGTTGGCCTACTTCGCGCTGCCCCTTGTCTACGGTGAGGCCTATCGGGCGGCTCAGCCCGCGATTCTCCTCCTGGTGCCGGCCACCGGTGTGCTGGCGGTGGGGCGGCTCTTCCAGGGGGTCGAGCTCCGTGACACCGGACGGCGCAGAACCTTGGCGGTGATTGCCGTAGCAGCCGCGGCGTTCGAGTTCACCGCCGTGTTCCTGTGCGGCGGGGCGGGGCCGGTTGCCGCCGCCCTCGCCTGCGCGGTGGGTTACACCGTCTTCACCGTGTGGATCATCTTGTCCCGCACGACGAGGCGGTCGCCGGCAGCACGGCCCGGCGTGGACGCCGTGCCGGTGCAGGGCGGTGCGTCGGCCCGGGACACCGCCGACGGTTGA
- a CDS encoding O-antigen ligase family protein — protein MGTLLGVDSALLGLLFSAACVGALLLVSVFRRVAVWLLWGAALAPLFLFGRDYATVGLDPVYLLDVLVVLALLAGSPVWASRALSESRLRGYRMCAILLAVAAAQAVVRGVSQGYPGAMKGCILGLYPLFAWAAAAWFLTQPVDEFLRRRWLLYLPTTGALLMVVLGRSVTPAAVGLYLAIAAAFGMVLRKRGDSRLLLWTLIGSACLTAAADKRGPLLAVGAALAATTLASRACRRRTVQWPALTWSFLIMGLVAVISVSVVYRQPSDLPVVGGLVNRMQASENDADSEAANNVELRYVMWRTALDVARSEPLLGAGAGRPIEVVFQGAELDKAASGPHNSFVGYIYYLGWLAGTAFALLIVATLWRTWRARSHPVASAWFGATVGVCCIAFTNVAFETTYIGLPSWLVVACAFALVGVPRTAVPAGDTGSAPLTRQSSPDIALAPALSGTGPSVATARRSWRRRPVLAPAADPPLPRPEVCPLGR, from the coding sequence ATGGGCACGTTGTTGGGTGTGGACTCCGCACTGCTCGGGCTTTTGTTTTCTGCCGCCTGTGTCGGCGCCCTACTCCTCGTTTCCGTATTTCGGAGGGTGGCGGTCTGGTTGCTGTGGGGGGCAGCTCTGGCGCCTTTGTTCCTGTTCGGTAGGGACTATGCAACGGTGGGTCTCGATCCGGTCTACCTTCTGGATGTCCTGGTCGTACTCGCACTCCTTGCCGGTTCTCCGGTCTGGGCTTCACGAGCCCTTTCGGAGTCTCGCCTGCGCGGATACCGCATGTGTGCCATTCTGCTGGCCGTCGCCGCGGCCCAGGCGGTAGTCCGTGGTGTGTCACAGGGATATCCGGGCGCAATGAAAGGTTGCATCCTGGGGCTGTATCCCCTTTTCGCCTGGGCCGCCGCGGCATGGTTCCTCACACAGCCCGTCGACGAGTTCCTCCGGAGGAGATGGCTCCTGTACCTGCCGACCACGGGCGCGCTCCTGATGGTGGTACTGGGCCGGTCGGTCACGCCCGCCGCCGTGGGGCTGTACCTGGCGATCGCCGCAGCCTTCGGCATGGTCCTGCGCAAGAGAGGGGACAGCCGGCTGCTGCTGTGGACGCTGATCGGGTCCGCCTGCCTCACGGCGGCAGCCGACAAGCGCGGACCGCTGCTTGCGGTGGGTGCGGCGCTTGCCGCCACCACGCTGGCCAGCCGGGCGTGTCGCCGTAGAACGGTCCAATGGCCCGCGTTGACCTGGAGCTTCCTCATCATGGGGCTGGTGGCTGTGATCAGCGTGTCGGTGGTGTACCGGCAGCCTTCGGACCTGCCGGTCGTCGGTGGGCTGGTAAACCGGATGCAGGCAAGTGAGAACGATGCCGACAGCGAGGCGGCCAACAATGTGGAACTGCGCTACGTCATGTGGCGCACGGCACTTGATGTCGCACGGTCCGAGCCCCTCCTCGGCGCCGGAGCGGGCCGCCCGATCGAGGTCGTGTTCCAGGGTGCGGAGCTCGACAAGGCCGCGTCGGGCCCCCACAACTCCTTCGTCGGGTACATCTATTACCTGGGCTGGCTGGCGGGCACCGCATTCGCGCTGCTGATCGTGGCGACGTTGTGGCGCACGTGGCGGGCGCGCTCCCATCCTGTCGCGTCAGCCTGGTTCGGGGCGACGGTCGGTGTCTGCTGCATCGCCTTCACGAATGTCGCCTTCGAGACCACGTACATCGGTCTGCCGTCGTGGCTGGTCGTGGCGTGTGCCTTCGCCCTCGTCGGCGTTCCGCGTACCGCGGTGCCGGCCGGGGACACCGGCTCGGCGCCCCTCACACGGCAGAGTAGCCCGGACATCGCCCTTGCTCCGGCGCTCTCCGGTACCGGGCCGTCGGTCGCCACCGCCCGTCGGTCCTGGCGCCGGCGACCGGTGCTCGCCCCGGCGGCCGACCCGCCTCTGCCGCGCCCGGAGGTCTGTCCGCTCGGCCGTTGA
- a CDS encoding glycosyltransferase family 4 protein — protein sequence MGRAAEFFTPAVESCCPVVAVVSLSADRAGSMKFKATWSAGAAATVAAVVRCARVLTVMSPSAIYLPISQWGLPLLRDTIITLLARAFHCAPVMHLHGSQLPARLRSNAFLRKALGGSHWLVLSENVAEDIRASGCRVASVHVMRNPAPTGVTSPRQSDSGGPLRVGWLGTMHGSKGFDILCDAVAGLKRTGAPVEFSIAGMRSDVPPHHMSCVDEDLGVLAPDKVHSFWSGVDVFVLPARWAEGLPFVLLEGLQVGCAVAATWSPGSAELFSRGCVEQIDSAVESVTDFLTLCMTDIDGVRHRQQKAWEALRPLYDPDTVREAFSRIWRDTNF from the coding sequence ATGGGGCGAGCCGCGGAATTCTTCACACCGGCCGTGGAGTCGTGCTGCCCGGTCGTGGCGGTCGTCTCGCTTTCCGCGGACCGCGCCGGATCCATGAAGTTCAAGGCGACCTGGTCGGCCGGGGCGGCCGCGACGGTGGCCGCCGTTGTGCGTTGTGCCCGTGTGCTGACGGTGATGTCACCGAGCGCGATCTATCTCCCGATCTCCCAGTGGGGTCTGCCGCTCCTGCGCGACACCATCATTACCCTGCTCGCCAGGGCATTCCACTGCGCCCCGGTCATGCATCTCCACGGATCTCAGCTTCCCGCGCGACTGCGCTCGAACGCGTTTCTGAGAAAGGCGCTTGGGGGCAGTCATTGGCTGGTACTCAGTGAGAACGTGGCGGAAGATATCAGAGCGTCTGGCTGCCGAGTCGCATCCGTGCATGTGATGAGAAATCCCGCGCCCACGGGCGTCACCTCGCCCCGTCAATCGGATTCCGGGGGACCCTTGCGCGTCGGCTGGTTGGGGACGATGCACGGGAGTAAAGGTTTCGACATCCTCTGCGATGCGGTGGCCGGATTGAAACGAACAGGCGCCCCAGTGGAGTTCTCGATCGCGGGAATGCGCAGTGACGTGCCACCTCATCACATGTCGTGCGTGGACGAGGACCTCGGAGTGCTGGCACCGGACAAGGTTCATTCATTCTGGTCCGGAGTCGATGTCTTCGTCCTGCCCGCCCGATGGGCAGAGGGACTTCCCTTCGTGCTGCTCGAAGGCCTTCAGGTGGGCTGCGCCGTGGCCGCGACTTGGTCGCCCGGCAGCGCGGAACTGTTCAGCCGGGGTTGTGTGGAGCAGATCGACAGCGCTGTCGAATCGGTCACCGATTTCCTGACGCTGTGCATGACCGACATCGACGGTGTCCGGCATCGGCAACAGAAGGCCTGGGAAGCACTCCGCCCGCTCTACGATCCGGACACGGTCAGGGAAGCGTTCTCACGGATCTGGCGGGACACGAATTTCTGA